The DNA window CGCAATTGCCAAGACGCGAGGGCGCAAGTGAGGATCGTTCTGGATACCAACGTATTCATTTCCGGAATTTTCTTTTCCGGGCCCCCACACCGTATCCTTCAAAGTTGGAGAGACGGCCGGATTCAGTTGGTACTGACCCCTGAGATCCTGGAAGAATACCGGTGGGTCGCTGAGGTCTTGCATGAGAAGGTCCCTGGGGTAGACATCACAAGGCTGCTGGAACTGGTGGTCGTCGACGCCGAGATATGTCAGGCAATGCCCCATGGTGAGGCCGTCAGTGCGGACCCGGACGATGACAAGTTTATCGCCTGCGCCCTGTTTAGTGGCAGTAAGCTGATTGTCAGTGGGGACAACATCTTCTCGATGTCAATGGCTACCGGGGGCTAGAAATATTCAAGCCGAGGCCGTTTGTGGAAAAGTATTTGGCTGGCTGAACCAAGGGCGTTGGAGGGTCAGCGACGCTGAGTTCTTGTTTGCCAGCCTCTGTAAAACGCGAAAAGCCCTCAATCTACAGATCGGGGACTTTTCTCATAATTCGCCTTTTTTTGCACGGGTCTGGTGCCGCCGATTTTCCCTTGTCCGGCAATGAAGAACTTGTGGGAGGGTCATCTTTACGCGTGGTGACTGAAACTCTCATTTCGCTTTGGCCACCGCCAATTCCTCCAATCTGGTCGTATAGCGCGGGGTGCGGTTCTCCGAACGCATCGCCCAGCGCACATCGCTCCCTTCCGCCAACAGCTTGACCGTACCGCGCCCCATGGCGCGGTTGATTCGGTCCATGGCCGCCATCAGCGCCTGGGATCTCTCCCGCTCCAGCGGATCTTCGAAGAGGTCGGGTTGGCGTTGCTCGGCTGAAACCAGGTTCGTCAGCAGGACTCCGGTCTTATGATAACCAAACCCCGGCCGGTAGATGGCGCGCAGCCCTTTCAGCGCCCCTTGGGCGATGAGGCGGGTATCGGAGGTCGTCAATGTCAGCGGCAGGTTGAGCCCCCGCTCGTACTGCGGCAGATCGGCCCGAAAGGGGTTGGTTTTCAAAAAGACCCCGACGGTGCCGGCCACCAGGCTCTGGCTGCGCAGCTTTTCGGCGGCCCGCGACGCGTAGGCGGCCACTGCCTCCTCCAGCGGGGCGAGCTCGGTGATCAATTGGCCGAAGGAGCGCGAGGAGAGAATCTGCTTGCGCGTGGCCGGACCCGCCATCAGCCCTAGGCAGTTCTCGCCGTTGAGTTCCCGCACCGTGCGCTCCAGGGTCACGCTGAAGGCCGAGCGGATGCGGGCGGGCGCCGCCCGCTTCAGATCGAGGGCGGTGCGGATGCCCAGATCCTCTAGGCGTGTGGCAATTCGGCCTCCCACGCCCCAGACCTCCCCGGCCGGCGCCCAGGCCAGCAGCTGGTCGACCTCGGCCGGGGAGAACTCGAGCAGGGGGCAGACCCCGCTGAACTCCGGCCGCTTTTTCGCGCAGTGGTTGGCGAACTTGGCCAGAGTCTTGGTCGTCGCGAGGCCCACACCGACGCCGATGCCGGTCAGCCGCCGGACCTCCTGATGGATGGCGTGACCGGTTCGGGTTGGGAAGGGATCGCCGGAGAGGTCCAGGAAGCACTCGTCGATGGAGTAGACCTCCTGGAGCGGGCTGTATCGGGAAAGAACCCGCATGACCCGGGCGGAAAGGTCGGCATAGAGGGTGTAGTTGCTCGAGAGGGCCACCACGCCATGGCGGCGGGCGAGCTCTTTGAGGGTATGCCAGGGGGCGGCCATGGGGATACCGAGGGCTTTGGCCTCGGCAGAGCGGGCGACGACGCAGCCGTCGTTGTTGGACAGCACCACCAGCGGTCGACCCAGCAGGCGCGGCTGGAAGAGCTGCTCGCAGGAGGCATAGAAGTTGTTGCAGTCGATCAGGGCGATGGGCATAGACGATGGATGGCCCAGCGGACCACGCCCCAAACGGTTACCTCGGAAAAATCCCTGGCCGCGAGTTCCCGGAATCTGCGGATGACGAACTCCCCGTCGGCCACCGCCACCACCACATGGCCTGGGCCCGGGGTGATGGAGCGGTCCACCACCAGCAGATCCCCATCGAAGATCCCCGCCTCCTCCAGGGCGCCTCCAGCCGCCCGGAAGAAAAAGGTCGCCTCGGGATGCTCGATCAGGCTCCGGTCGAGGCTGATGCCCATCTCCGAGTAATCGGCCGCCGGTGAGGGGAAGCCGACCGCCTCCAGACGTCCCGCGGCTGGATCGATCTGCGGGGGGCGGATCATGCCCCCGCCTTCGCAAACCGCCGGGCCAACCCGGCAACGACCCCCACCAGTTCCAGCGTCCCCTGAGGGCGGATGTCGGCGAACAAGGGGTTCTCCGGATGCAGCAGCCAGCCCTGCGCATCCTGCAGCAGGCGCTTGACCGTCAGCTCCCCATCAACCAGCGCCACCACGATCTCACCCGGAGCCGCGGCCTGCCGACGCTCCACAATCACCACATCACCTTCGAAGATATTGGCGCCGCTCATCGAATCACCCCTGACTGTGAGCAGCAGCGTCCGGGACGGCGTGTCCACCAGCAGATCGTCGAGCAGCACGGTCGTCAGGCCCGCTCCCACGTCGACGGCCGGATCCCCGGCCTGGACCGCCTGCTGTGCCATAAAGCGTTCGAAAAATCGGCGGGCCGGAACCCAGGCGCCATCCGGCGTGCGCTCCAGGTAGCCCTGGAGGCGAAGGCGCTCCAAAACCTTGCCGACGGCCGAACGGGAGGCGAGGTGCAGGACCTGGCAGAGTCGGTCATAGGCAGGGATACAGCGCCAGCGGGCGTAGTAATCCTGAAGACGGGAGAGGTATTCGGGATCGGTCTGGGCGGCACGCATGGAGTCCTCCAAGAGAGTACATTTGTTCACCGAAGAGGATTATGGAGAACATTTGTCCACTTTGCAAGGCCGAAGGTCGACCTGGGAACAATCCGGGGTGGCTCTCCAGGGGTGGGCTGTCCCGGTTGACCTCGAGGCTGATGTTCCCCTGAACCTGGGGGCACGCGACAGACGGGATAACCAGGACGGACAACCCCAGCCGCCTCCCATCTACCAACCCTCTCTGCTTCTGTTGAAATTCTCCTATGTGCGGCCGAATTGCCCTGAACATCAAAATGGACGATCTTCTAGACTACTTCCAGATCGGCGGACCTGCGCCTGCCTTGGCTCCCAGAGTCACAAGAGGTGGCCGCGGTAAGGGTTGAAGAGGGAGAGCGGCGCCTGGCGCTGCTGCGCTGGGGGCTCATCCCCCGCTGGGCCGATGATCCCAAAATCGGCAACAAACTGATCAATGCCCGAGGCGAGACACCACAGACTCCCTCCTTCCGCACATCTTGTCAGACGTGAAAAGCCCTCGATCGCCAAATCGAGGGCTTTTCACGTTGTGCGTTATTTTTGGAACGGTCCTGAGATGCCGATTTCGCGGGTTCCGATAAGGGAGGGTTTATCGATACTTTGTTGCTCAAACTCGCTAATTAAAAGAAGGCCCTGAAAAGTAGCCCGCTAGTCAGTGGCTGAGTTTCGAGCTTGCTAAGCGGTTGAGGCTGACACCGGCTTCGGCCGCCTCGATGGCCAGTTGCCGATGAACCTCGGGTGGGACGCGGACCATAAACTTGCCGCTGAAGCGTTTGGTGGCGAT is part of the Geoalkalibacter sp. genome and encodes:
- a CDS encoding putative toxin-antitoxin system toxin component, PIN family, encoding MRIVLDTNVFISGIFFSGPPHRILQSWRDGRIQLVLTPEILEEYRWVAEVLHEKVPGVDITRLLELVVVDAEICQAMPHGEAVSADPDDDKFIACALFSGSKLIVSGDNIFSMSMATGG
- a CDS encoding Y-family DNA polymerase, translated to MPIALIDCNNFYASCEQLFQPRLLGRPLVVLSNNDGCVVARSAEAKALGIPMAAPWHTLKELARRHGVVALSSNYTLYADLSARVMRVLSRYSPLQEVYSIDECFLDLSGDPFPTRTGHAIHQEVRRLTGIGVGVGLATTKTLAKFANHCAKKRPEFSGVCPLLEFSPAEVDQLLAWAPAGEVWGVGGRIATRLEDLGIRTALDLKRAAPARIRSAFSVTLERTVRELNGENCLGLMAGPATRKQILSSRSFGQLITELAPLEEAVAAYASRAAEKLRSQSLVAGTVGVFLKTNPFRADLPQYERGLNLPLTLTTSDTRLIAQGALKGLRAIYRPGFGYHKTGVLLTNLVSAEQRQPDLFEDPLERERSQALMAAMDRINRAMGRGTVKLLAEGSDVRWAMRSENRTPRYTTRLEELAVAKAK
- a CDS encoding S24 family peptidase: MIRPPQIDPAAGRLEAVGFPSPAADYSEMGISLDRSLIEHPEATFFFRAAGGALEEAGIFDGDLLVVDRSITPGPGHVVVAVADGEFVIRRFRELAARDFSEVTVWGVVRWAIHRLCPSP
- a CDS encoding LexA family protein, which produces MRAAQTDPEYLSRLQDYYARWRCIPAYDRLCQVLHLASRSAVGKVLERLRLQGYLERTPDGAWVPARRFFERFMAQQAVQAGDPAVDVGAGLTTVLLDDLLVDTPSRTLLLTVRGDSMSGANIFEGDVVIVERRQAAAPGEIVVALVDGELTVKRLLQDAQGWLLHPENPLFADIRPQGTLELVGVVAGLARRFAKAGA
- a CDS encoding SOS response-associated peptidase family protein, which encodes MAAVRVEEGERRLALLRWGLIPRWADDPKIGNKLINARGETPQTPSFRTSCQT